A stretch of the Panicum virgatum strain AP13 chromosome 9N, P.virgatum_v5, whole genome shotgun sequence genome encodes the following:
- the LOC120692905 gene encoding zinc finger BED domain-containing protein RICESLEEPER 2-like: MLATAKEFRLVFDSLSIQDPNYTFKPSFEEWENADVICKLLKVFYEATNVISGTKYPTANLYLHVLLKVKLTLENQHFEEESELNTMVKYMKKKFDKYWKASWLDLCIPVILDPQFKLKYLDFRFKLEFGYDAIGMISKVKNLLHGLFQEYLKLNDNSSDPMSQGGDVDMAINNHDPLASWDQHVTLSARSSNEASIEFETYLSKVPVRRSKQFNILAWWQMSSAEYPTLSRMARDILVVPASTVASESAFSTGSRVLSDFRSRMTAETVEALVCLQDWIRAIANTRRPMDSVHDIILTLEGEETVEASS, from the exons ATGCTTGCTACAGCAAAAGAGTTTCGCTTGGTGTTTGATTCATTGTCTATTCAAGATCCGAACTACACCTTCAAGCCATCATTTGAGGAATGGGAAAATGCTGATGTCATTTGCAAGTTGCTGAAGGTATTCTATGAAGCCACTAATGTGATATCAGGCACAAAATACCCAACTGCCAACCTGTACCTTCATGTGTTGCTGAAAGTGAAGTTAACATTGGAGAATCAACATTTTGAGGAAGAATCTGAGCTGAACACTATGGTCAAATACATGAAGAAAAAATTTGACAAGTATTGGAAGGCATCATGGTTGGATCTCTGTATTCCTGTCATTTTAGACCCCCAATTCAAGTTGAAATACCTTGATTTTCGATTTAAACTAGAATTTGGGTATGATGCTATAGGAATGATTAGTAAAGTAAAAAATCTGCTACATGGTCTATTCCAAGAGTACCTCAAATTGAATGATAACAGTTCAGATCCCATGTCACAAGGAGGTGATGTTGACATGGCTATAAATAATCATGATCCTTTGGCAAGTTGGGACCAGCATGTCACCCTTAGTGCCCGATCTTCAAATGAGGCTTCCATTGAGTTTGAGACATATTTGTCAAAGGTACCAGTTCGTCGAAGTAAACAGTTCAATATCCTTGCATGGTGGCAAATGAGCTCAGCTGAATACCCTACATTGAGTCGTATGGCAAGAGATATATTGGTTGTTCCGGCTTCTACTGTTGCATCAGAATCTGCATTTAGTACTGGGTCAAGAGTACTATCAGATTTTCGAAGTCGAATGACTGCAGAAACTGTTGAAGCTCTAGTGTGTTTACAAGACTGGATAAGAGCCATAG CTAATACTCGGCGCCCCATGGATTCAGTTCATGACATCATCTTGACTTTGGAAG GTGAGGAGACTGTAGAGGCAAGCTCATAG